The genomic region ATAATCGGAAACGAAAGCGTTCGAAAGCGGTTTTACAGACAAATTCTTAAGCACATCGGGAATTTGATCCATACGCAGACCGAACCACGTACACGTTACCGTTCCCCAAGCGACGGTCGCAAGGCTTACCAAGAGCAAAAGTCCTAAAAACGGATCCACTCTTTTTTTCTTCGCAAGCGAAATAAATATTCCTATCAATGCGGAAGCGGTAAGCAAAAGACCGTAGCCTGCGTCTCCGAAAATCATTCCGAAAAAGACGGTAAAAAACAGCAAAAACCAGCCTGAAATATCATATTCGTAATATCCGGGCACGGTTCCCAAAAAGTCGGTCAAAGGATAAATTAAACTTACCAATTTATTGTTTTTAAGCTTCGTAGGAACCATGTCGTCAGATTCCGGCTCCGTAACGGAAAGCGCCCAATTTTCCTTTGCGGCGGTCTTTTTAAGCGTATCGATGCTGTCAACGGGCGCAAAGCCCGAAACCCATGCCAAAGGAACACCGTTGGTATTGTCGTCCTCTTTACCCATGCCGGAAACTACGGTTTCGAATTCCATTTCCTGCTGCAATCGCGCGCCGTATTTTTTTAGTGCAAAAACATACACCGCTTTTTTGACTTCTTCAGCTTCAATGGCCGCTATCTGTTTTTTTGACGACTCGATCTGCATTTTTAAGTTTTTAGTCGACATCGAAGGCATGGGAACGGCATAAGCTTCAGGCGGAAGGCCTGAAGGACGCTCGTCACTCTTTTCGTCGCCGACAAATAAAAACCTTATCCTGTTTTTATCACGGTTTACGGTTAAAGTTTTTACATCCTTGTCTATTAAATTCCATTTGTCCTGAGGAATTTCATAAGGCGAAAGATAAATTCCTTTTTCCGAAAGATAATCAAAATCCGAAGGATCCACCTCTCCCCACGATGCAAGCCTGTCAAGTTCGGCTTCGCTTTGGCTTACAAGCTCGGAAAGAGACTTTTTCTTTTCGGCGCCTTCGGTAATTTCAGCGCTTAGAAGCTTGAGTTTTTCATCGGAAAGAGTATGTTCTACCGACCCCGCTTTTTTTGGCAGTTTTACTTCGGATAAAATTCCAACGGCATTTCTGCACAGTTCAAACGAAGTTCTTAACTGCGTAAACCTTTCTCCGCTTCCTTCAAGCTCTTCAAGATGCAAAACTCCGACAGAGCGAAGTTTTTTTAAAGCTTTTTCCTGTTCTTTTTTCAGCATTACAAGAGAGACTTTTTTCATTTCAACTATCATTTTGTCTCTCCTCCGACAGCTTGCAGTTTTTTCTTTGAAATTTTACTTCGGACTACGGCAGCAACTTGCTGGTCACCTAGGTAAACGCTTATCTTTTTTATGTTGGCCTTCGTTTCCGGAATCATAACCTTTTCAAAAAGATTTACTCTTTGAGTTGTTGTTCTCAGCTCCTTGGAAAGCAGTCGTACCTGCTCGTCAAGCACGTCGGCTTCCAAGTCGAGAGAGAGCACTTTTTCCATGCGGTCTGCGGCGAGGTCTATCCACAAAGGAGTTTCAAACAGATCGTAGTCACCCCGTCCGAAGTCCGCCCCTTCATAGATCGGGATGGAAACTCCGGCTATATTGCCGTATCCTTTACGAATATTCTTTACGGTTACCGTTTCAGGCCTAAAAACGTCCGCTTCACCGAATACGGCGATCCATTCATTAAATTCCCTTTCGAGGGCTTCTCGCTTTTCGCGCACTTGTCTGGCGCGAGCGTCGATCGTTCTTATTTCGGTCTGAAGCTGTTGTTTTTTTAGAGTTAAAGTCGGAAGATACCGCTCGTACATTTTAAGCGCATCTTTTTGGGCTTTTTGCTCGTTTTTTGTCAGCTTTATTTTAGCCATGGATTATCCTCTTATTTTGACGGCCAATGTTTTTCGATTAAACTTGTTTTAATACCGGTTTCATCCTTATTAAAACAATCGGCTAATATTTCCCATCCCAGGTCAAGAGCCTGCTCAAGCGGAAGGTTTACCGAAAGATCCATCATCTTTTTTTCAAACATGTCGCCGTATTTTAAGAGCTTTTCATCCCATGACGACATCATAAAGCCCATGGATTTCTTTTCCAAAGTATCCTTGTAAGAAGAATACAAACGTATCATACCGTCCATCAAAGCGCGATGATCGTCGCGAGTTTTGCCGTTTACGTTCTGCTTAAGCCTGGAAAGAGAACCGAAGGGTTCTATGCGTCCGCCTTTAAGATAATACTGGCCTTCGGTAATG from Treponema parvum harbors:
- a CDS encoding V-type ATP synthase subunit D: MAKIKLTKNEQKAQKDALKMYERYLPTLTLKKQQLQTEIRTIDARARQVREKREALEREFNEWIAVFGEADVFRPETVTVKNIRKGYGNIAGVSIPIYEGADFGRGDYDLFETPLWIDLAADRMEKVLSLDLEADVLDEQVRLLSKELRTTTQRVNLFEKVMIPETKANIKKISVYLGDQQVAAVVRSKISKKKLQAVGGETK
- a CDS encoding V-type ATP synthase subunit I, translated to MIVEMKKVSLVMLKKEQEKALKKLRSVGVLHLEELEGSGERFTQLRTSFELCRNAVGILSEVKLPKKAGSVEHTLSDEKLKLLSAEITEGAEKKKSLSELVSQSEAELDRLASWGEVDPSDFDYLSEKGIYLSPYEIPQDKWNLIDKDVKTLTVNRDKNRIRFLFVGDEKSDERPSGLPPEAYAVPMPSMSTKNLKMQIESSKKQIAAIEAEEVKKAVYVFALKKYGARLQQEMEFETVVSGMGKEDDNTNGVPLAWVSGFAPVDSIDTLKKTAAKENWALSVTEPESDDMVPTKLKNNKLVSLIYPLTDFLGTVPGYYEYDISGWFLLFFTVFFGMIFGDAGYGLLLTASALIGIFISLAKKKRVDPFLGLLLLVSLATVAWGTVTCTWFGLRMDQIPDVLKNLSVKPLSNAFVSDYSGKKGVTTVTQNLQIFCFSIAVLQLSLAHVKSMIKNIRSLKFFGDLGSMLMIWGMFYVVLSMVVDAKIFGFDREFYGIPLGLSSVCAVGVGFALSFVFSNYAGNILESVLESVKNIISVLLGVVNVFSDIVSYIRLWAVALAGSAISATVNQMAGPMWGKLSMVVFFLILLVFGHGLNMVLNVLSVIVHGVRLNTLEFSTHLGMSWSGFKYAPFSETAIK